Proteins encoded in a region of the Sphingomonas sp. OV641 genome:
- a CDS encoding DUF3526 domain-containing protein — MSVTRLIARDELRLMLRNRVAVIAFALLVLLTLVAVLSSWSHQRANADLRARHQHEAQHAFDAQPDRHPHRVVHYGHFIFRPLGPLAAFDPGVDAFTGSSMFLEGHRQNTANFGDVRKSSLLVRFGQLTPAFVLQVVAPLLLIFLGYGALARETERGTMRVLMLQGASRGQVVRGKLLALGAVALFAGLPAMIGFLAIAGQPGALALPMVVIALGYAAYLALWVVLIVLVSALVRRSRDALLALVALWAVAVVLLPRVAPDVASAAVPLQNRLQTDVAIARDLRRMGDSHNPDDPHFAAFKQSVLAKYGVTRIEDLPLNYKGLLGMEGERLTSELFDQYARQSYHAQDRQNALVEAVGMLSPAIALRSLSMAAAGTDFTGHRRFLEQAEAYRYALVQRLNRMQAEAVSYGDDTATDADADRRKRVSASNWGRMPDFAYQAPSGAMLAAGSLPGLAIVLGWLAVAAALLARAARKLGEGR, encoded by the coding sequence ATGAGCGTGACACGTCTTATCGCCCGCGACGAATTGCGCTTGATGCTGCGCAACCGGGTCGCGGTGATCGCCTTCGCGCTGCTGGTGCTGCTGACGCTCGTCGCCGTGCTCAGCTCCTGGTCGCACCAGCGCGCCAATGCCGATCTGCGCGCCCGTCACCAGCATGAGGCGCAGCACGCGTTCGACGCACAGCCCGATCGCCACCCGCACCGCGTGGTCCATTACGGCCATTTCATCTTCCGCCCGCTCGGCCCGCTCGCCGCCTTCGATCCCGGCGTCGATGCGTTCACCGGCAGCAGCATGTTTTTGGAGGGGCACCGGCAGAATACCGCCAATTTCGGTGACGTGCGGAAAAGCTCGCTTCTGGTCCGCTTTGGACAACTGACGCCAGCCTTCGTGCTTCAGGTGGTCGCGCCGTTGCTTCTGATCTTCCTCGGCTATGGCGCTCTGGCGCGGGAGACGGAGCGCGGCACGATGCGCGTCCTGATGCTGCAAGGGGCATCGCGGGGGCAGGTGGTACGCGGCAAGCTGCTGGCACTCGGCGCCGTCGCGCTGTTCGCGGGGCTGCCGGCGATGATCGGCTTCCTCGCCATTGCCGGCCAGCCCGGCGCGCTGGCGTTGCCGATGGTGGTGATCGCCCTCGGCTATGCGGCGTATCTCGCCCTTTGGGTGGTGCTGATTGTGCTCGTTTCGGCGCTGGTCCGCCGCAGCCGGGACGCGCTGCTGGCGCTGGTCGCGCTATGGGCCGTGGCGGTCGTGCTGCTGCCGCGCGTCGCGCCCGATGTGGCGAGCGCCGCGGTGCCGCTCCAGAACCGGCTTCAGACGGATGTCGCGATCGCGCGCGATCTGCGCCGCATGGGGGACAGCCACAATCCCGACGATCCGCACTTCGCCGCGTTCAAGCAATCGGTACTGGCCAAGTACGGCGTCACCCGCATTGAGGATCTGCCGCTCAACTACAAGGGCCTGCTCGGCATGGAAGGCGAGCGTCTGACGTCCGAGCTGTTCGACCAATACGCCCGGCAAAGCTACCACGCGCAGGACAGGCAGAATGCGCTGGTCGAGGCGGTCGGCATGCTGAGCCCGGCGATCGCACTCCGCTCGCTGTCGATGGCGGCGGCGGGCACCGATTTCACGGGCCATCGCCGCTTCTTGGAGCAGGCCGAAGCCTATCGCTACGCCTTGGTCCAGCGGCTCAACCGGATGCAGGCGGAGGCGGTCAGCTATGGCGACGACACCGCCACCGACGCCGATGCGGACCGGCGCAAGCGCGTGTCCGCCAGCAATTGGGGACGGATGCCCGACTTCGCCTATCAGGCGCCCAGCGGCGCCATGCTCG